The Nematostella vectensis chromosome 6, jaNemVect1.1, whole genome shotgun sequence region TTTCTTCAAATAACCTTTTCACCTGGGAACTCAAGCTCATATCTCTGAGTAATCTTTTGATTCTCACCTTTACCTTAATACAGAATCAACTATGAGCAATCCGCCAAACAGGTCACCAAGAACACCAGGAAATTACACCCCAGGTCTGTTTACTCAGTTGTTAGGATACCGTCAAACGCAGGGGCGATTCAAGCTGTTTGTTGAGAGGAAGATTCCACATAGAGGCTATATTGCCTAAATATTTTCGTTTAAACTTTTTAGCTCCCCCATACTTTTTCACCGATTAGCGtaattgcttgaataagcgcagtgttaataaaaaaaaaaaaaccctgaagACCTTTACAGATATTAGCGCAATAGAAATGAGGGTAAAAACAAGAAGCAAACTGacgtttttgtttaaaaatcaGGTCAATAAGATTGTCAGTGATGGGTCATCAATTGGCCGCATGCTGTGTTTTGATGTCTGCACTGGCGATGAAAGGTATGAttctttttcctttcttttgtCAACTAAGGTAAAATAACTATCAAATAAACTGTCACACCGTAACTTCTGAATGTTCATCGGCATTGTTTGACGTATACCTAATACGAACAATCTTATTTCGAGCGAAAcagtagaaaaagaaatatgtatatgTTTTTCAGTTGCCATTtcgaaatgaaaaaaaaagctgaGAGGTTTTGGGTCATAGGCCTTTCTAAaacatataatatattatcCAGTTGCCAGAGATTTGAAACAATTCTCTTTTCCGGCGCCTCTAAGTCTTGGGTAATAGATATAGGTGTTCCATCAGGACAACATCACGCAGGCGAGTATACAGAGATGTGCGctcatccctcccccccccccccccccccccttggttGCCAAAAAGAGCGTTCGGGAACTCACGCAGAAAGTCGAGGaaatttgtttctttgtcGCTGGAAAACTGTTATCTCGTGTAGATGAAGCGagattttgttctttttttcaatgttAGAAGGGCTATTGTTTAAGGTAAAATTTGTGGATATGTGTATGACTTCAATGCATTTAAACGACTTTTTACGCCATTTAGCTAGGGTTGTGAAattagtatatatatattctgcAAATCCAATTCGGTTGCGTAAAAATGTGTTATAATACAAAGTCGAAATCGTAAACTTTTAAACCAAAAAAGTGTAAACTTAACATATTctttgataaataaaaaaagttaacACAGTCCAACTGACAAAAAACTAGGTTTATTCCATCAGAAATCGCGGTGTTTTACTACTATAAGCATTTCTGTGCTGCTCATTGCTCAAAATTGATTTATCGCTTGTAGgtacgtttttatttttagcttGGGCCGACTTCAAGTCTTAAACAAATGTTTCCTAAGGTCCTAgacttgtatttattttttgccgCCCTCATCTTCACTAAGAAGGTCCCTCTCATTTCAGGTTGCGTTGGCGCGACGTCACTAGACATAcctggtgacgtcatcattgggGGTCTTTTCCCGGTTCACCTCAAAAACCAAAAATCAGAGAACAGCTGCGGACCAATCAGCACTCAGCCAGGGTTCCAGTACCTCGCGGCCATGCTATTCGCACTCGAGCTAATCAATAATAGCTCGACTTTGCTCCGTAACATCACACTCGGAGCGAGCATCTACGACACTTGTCAAAGCCAAACGATCGGGGCCGACCACGCGAAGGATATAATCAAGGAGTCTCTTTTAACAAATAACAAGCTTCTAAAAGGCGTGGTCGGGCCTCTTGTGAGTGACGTTTCCATAGCGACGGTACAATTACTTAGAGTATTCGGGCTCCCACAAGTTAGCTTTGGTTCAACGAGTCCAGACCTGAGTAACAAAGATCTATATGGCAGCTTTTTTCGGACGGTCCCCCCGGACTCTTTTCAGGCAGAAGCTTTGGTGGACATTCTAGAACATCATGGCTGGAATTATATAATTACCATCAACTCAGCGGGGAATTATGGCGAGAATGGCATGTCTGCGATAATCAAAATCACCGAGAAAAGAGATATTTGTATTGCCGCCACCTTCACTGTGCCGCCACTTTCGACTGATGCTCATTACGAGAGGATTATCCGTGAAATAGCGCAGGCGAGGTTCGATGCAGTAAATATCATAGTAGTCTTCACAACGCAGACCGACTCTGCGGGCCTTCTTTCCGCGGCTGCGCGCCTGGGCGCCACGCGATTCACGTGGCTTGGCAGCAATGGATGGAGTAATAGAATGACAGTTACCATAGGTAACGAGATGGTTGCTAACGGTTCAATTACTGTCAATCATATGGATGGGCAGGTGGCAGGATTCGAGGAGTTTTTCAGTTCGATGAACCCAATTAATAATCAAAACATCCCGTGGATTGATGAATTTTGGGAGAATTGGTTCAAATGTGACCTTCCCGGGGGTAAACCAACTTTCTATAAAAACTGTACTGAAGACTTGGTGTTACCAAAAATGGAGGTGGCACCAGTCCGAGTTGTCATCAACGCGGTGTACGCCTTTGCGCATGCTCTAGATGACATGCAGCGCGCATTGTGTCCTGGAAAGGTTGGATTATGCGAAGCCATGATAGCCGATTCTAGTGGCAAAACGCTCATCGACTTTCTCAGGAATGTGACATTTCCGGACGCGTCGTATGGATGGCCTGTCCGGTTCAACAAAAACCAGGAAATGGACGGAAACTACAGTATCATGAATTTTCAATATCAAAATGGGAAGTGGATTTACGAGAATGTGGGTTCGTGGAGTTGGGGTGACGAGAGCGACAATGTGCGAATggaacacttgatcttagAGAGCCAGAAAATAAGCTGGGGAAAAGGCAAGCTTAGTCCTCCTCATTCTATCTGCTCTGCGCCCTGTCAATTCCCCCAGATACGCAATCAGCTCCCTGTCAATCCCAAGTGCTGCTGGGAATGCTCCTTTTGCGACGAGCATCAAATTGTGGTGAATGACAGCTGCCAGTCATGTTTACCAGGGCACCGCCCCTACACGAACCACAGCATGTGCGTAAAGCTGCCTGTTGTGCACCCGAGCCTTGGGGAGGCCATGGGCATCACCTTCGCCGTCTGGTCGTGTCTTGGGATGCTTGTGACCTTAGCTAtctgtgtgttttttgtgAAGTCTCGGGAGCACGAGGTTGTAAAAGCAGCCGGGAGGGAACTTTGCGCCATCATTTTGCTGGGTAtcatgctatgctatgcatcGATCTTCACAAACTTGGTCGAACCAGACGCCATCACCTGCACTGTGGAACGTTTCTTTAGCTCTGTCTGTTACACAACGTGTTACGCCCCGCTTCTCATGAAGACCAATCGCATCTACAGGATCTTCAGCCGTGCCCGAAAGGCGGCCTCACGACCACACTTAACTAGTCCGACCTCTCAGGTGCTCGTCACCGCAGGACTGATAGCAGTTCAGCTATTGCTAACCACGGTCTGGACCATATCGTCCCCTTCTCATATCCACATCACCTACGAGCGGCTCACGAGGACAGTAATAAGCTGTGAGAGCCACGGGGGGATGCTAGCACTCAACCTTAGCTATAATATCCTCTTAATGCTTGTATGCACTCTGTTCGCTTTCAAGACTCGTAACTTCCCGAGGAACTTCAACGAAGCTAAGTACATCGGAGTCATGATGTACCTCACGTGCGCCGCCTGGATTATCTACCTTCCCAGCTATCTTAACACGCATGACGTCTGGGCGCATGTCTACCTCAACTGCGGCGTCTCTGTAACCATAGCAACAATTACTTTGGCGGGTATATTCGCGCCTAAAGTTCACGTAATAATTAGTGGGGACAGAAAGGTTGGGGATGTCGCTCAAAAGCGACAATTCGCGACGCTGCAAACCCGAACTCCTGTACTTGAAGCACGCAGTGCATTATGCGTTGGAGATTCGAGCATGCTTTATGTGTCTGACCGCTGACTGCTGGCTCAAGTAGGAGTAGCTCCCTCGATAGTGGCTTTTCGACTAAGCCGAATGAGACGCCAAGGATTGAGTCGCTCCCGAATTATCTATGTTCCAAGGGGGCCCAAGGGCTGGGACCATGGAAACTAGGAGTATTAGGAGGCACGAAAAAGGCTCATGTAAATGACACAAAACAAGCAAAACCTGGCATAAAGACCTTACATCTCGTTCGAAATAACTATGACGATGTAAAAATGACCTCGAAAAATAATACTGCGAACCAGTTATGATGTAATATCATATGGCATAAATGACTACTATCACTTTCGAATAGAGAATTCATTTCCTGACTAAACTTTATTTTCCTTCAAACAGGAAACGCTCTTCCGAGCACTTGGCCAACTCAAAGCAACCTTATCCGCACGTAATAaaaatactactaaactagatAATTAGAATGGGACGATATTCAACAGCTCAGAAGAACACAAACAGCATCTATTTGCAGGTAAAAGCCTAGCTACCATAGCGACTAAAATAAACCGTCGAGGCAGCCGCAGATCTCTGTTCCCTATGAGATATAAAGAGAGATAATCGATCTCAGCATGTTTGCTCCCTCAAGGAGGATAATGAGCTAAACTAGATAATTAGAATGGGACGATATTCAACAGCTCAGAAGAACACAAACAGCATCTATTTGCAGGTAAAAGCCTAGCTACCATAGCGACTAAAATAAACCGTCGAGGCAGCCGCAGATCTCTGTTCCCTATGAGATATAAAGAGCGATAATTGATTTCAGCATGTTTGCTCCCTCAAGGAGGATAATGAGCTTGCTcgcgaaaacaaaacatcgATGAGTCGATAACCTGCAAGGGGTATCGCTTTTGGCGTGTGTATTTAATACTATAATAGCAATACCATCtttgaagagaaaaaaaagactatTTAAGAACTAGCAGGTGCTTTTTGAGATGACGTTAATAGCAGAATTACAGGCGCCCCTCATGCTGCGGTTGCATCAGAAAGTATTTCTACGTTTTATtctaaaatgctttttttacaaagtttagttgctcattctttgtttctattttttatttggtgGCTTTGCCTCTTGCTTATTTTCTTAACTTGCTTGTTTAAAATTTTTCGAGTGGATGTTTATTTTCGTTGTCTTGGAAAACCCCTTTGGATATCCACGGTCGGTTCCTTAGAAGACTCTAGAATATTTCGTATTTTGTTAAAATACCTATTCGCTAATAATAAAGTatattcaatcaaattcaaataGTACCCAAGCGTTTTACACGATTATCCTTACGATGAAAATCGTTAGCGCATGTTTGGGAAAGAAGGCTGATGACTCACTTGAGACCACTCATGGATAACACTTTGCCGAAAGGGAAATGATTACCAAACCCTCCCCAATCTTACGAAGACTTTTACGATAATATCGGCCGGCCTCCTGGGAGGTGTGTCACCTATTATCAACTTGACAGATCAGCAACATCGTCAAGCATTAGCATATGACACCAGGTGCAAGAGGAGATTTTTTTGTCGAttttatccaaggaatcagAAAATGCATGGTGCTTTGATGTGTACCTAATAGTAGATAGCGACTTTCCTTTTGATCAACATAAAAATAGCAATGTTGTTAAAATCTGGCAATATTTGAATAACATGTGGCGCGCAAAAGCTCAGTCTGCCAATCAGAGTCCGGAAAACTGTTATGAATCTTTTTGGGTTGCTGTTAATTACGCTGGCATAAATACTAACTGCGACTTAAATAGTGCATCACTCCCTTTTGTCGAAACTGATACGGTGGTGGATTTCCCGAAGCACATCAAACCACTATCCGACATGAATTCGTCTAACGTTACCGGAGTGAGTATAACGACAAATCCGTACGCACTGGCCGCTATGCAGTTTACAACGGTCTACTGGGTATTCTACAatatcatcgccatcatcacaatcatcggTAACAGTCTGGCGGTCTATATCCTAATATCAAGACCCTATCTTCTGCATCAGACCTCCCCCAATGGTCGTTTTTTTCTCTCGCTTGCAGTCTCTGATCTCCTCGTTGGAATCTTCCCTTTTCTCTCTGTCCAAATCTGCGTATTTGGCACACCTTGTAATAGCACTATTTGGGCAGTGATTGCATTTCTAGTCAAGGTTGTTATCAACAGTTCCGTGACGAGCTTATGCCTATTGACCATGGATCGCTACTGGGCAGTGGTGCACCCGTTCTCTCACATCACGATGGAAGGACATATCAGTACTTTGATTTCCATAGCAGTGGCTTGGATAGTTCCACCGATTCTCGAACTACCATTCCTTCTAAAAATGCTTGGGTTCTATACAAACAAGACTCTTTTTGGTTACCGAATAGTTTACGAGGTGATAACGACCTGCTTACCAATCATCTTCATGGTTTACGCATACACTAGGATCATCCTAGTGGTC contains the following coding sequences:
- the LOC5520923 gene encoding metabotropic glutamate receptor 4 isoform X1 — encoded protein: MSIRLSVMGHQLAACCVLMSALAMKGCVGATSLDIPGDVIIGGLFPVHLKNQKSENSCGPISTQPGFQYLAAMLFALELINNSSTLLRNITLGASIYDTCQSQTIGADHAKDIIKESLLTNNKLLKGVVGPLVSDVSIATVQLLRVFGLPQVSFGSTSPDLSNKDLYGSFFRTVPPDSFQAEALVDILEHHGWNYIITINSAGNYGENGMSAIIKITEKRDICIAATFTVPPLSTDAHYERIIREIAQARFDAVNIIVVFTTQTDSAGLLSAAARLGATRFTWLGSNGWSNRMTVTIGNEMVANGSITVNHMDGQVAGFEEFFSSMNPINNQNIPWIDEFWENWFKCDLPGGKPTFYKNCTEDLVLPKMEVAPVRVVINAVYAFAHALDDMQRALCPGKVGLCEAMIADSSGKTLIDFLRNVTFPDASYGWPVRFNKNQEMDGNYSIMNFQYQNGKWIYENVGSWSWGDESDNVRMEHLILESQKISWGKGKLSPPHSICSAPCQFPQIRNQLPVNPKCCWECSFCDEHQIVVNDSCQSCLPGHRPYTNHSMCVKLPVVHPSLGEAMGITFAVWSCLGMLVTLAICVFFVKSREHEVVKAAGRELCAIILLGIMLCYASIFTNLVEPDAITCTVERFFSSVCYTTCYAPLLMKTNRIYRIFSRARKAASRPHLTSPTSQVLVTAGLIAVQLLLTTVWTISSPSHIHITYERLTRTVISCESHGGMLALNLSYNILLMLVCTLFAFKTRNFPRNFNEAKYIGVMMYLTCAAWIIYLPSYLNTHDVWAHVYLNCGVSVTIATITLAGIFAPKVHVIISGDRKVGDVAQKRQFATLQTRTPVLEARSALCVGDSSMLYVSDR
- the LOC5520923 gene encoding metabotropic glutamate receptor 4 isoform X2, producing MGHQLAACCVLMSALAMKGCVGATSLDIPGDVIIGGLFPVHLKNQKSENSCGPISTQPGFQYLAAMLFALELINNSSTLLRNITLGASIYDTCQSQTIGADHAKDIIKESLLTNNKLLKGVVGPLVSDVSIATVQLLRVFGLPQVSFGSTSPDLSNKDLYGSFFRTVPPDSFQAEALVDILEHHGWNYIITINSAGNYGENGMSAIIKITEKRDICIAATFTVPPLSTDAHYERIIREIAQARFDAVNIIVVFTTQTDSAGLLSAAARLGATRFTWLGSNGWSNRMTVTIGNEMVANGSITVNHMDGQVAGFEEFFSSMNPINNQNIPWIDEFWENWFKCDLPGGKPTFYKNCTEDLVLPKMEVAPVRVVINAVYAFAHALDDMQRALCPGKVGLCEAMIADSSGKTLIDFLRNVTFPDASYGWPVRFNKNQEMDGNYSIMNFQYQNGKWIYENVGSWSWGDESDNVRMEHLILESQKISWGKGKLSPPHSICSAPCQFPQIRNQLPVNPKCCWECSFCDEHQIVVNDSCQSCLPGHRPYTNHSMCVKLPVVHPSLGEAMGITFAVWSCLGMLVTLAICVFFVKSREHEVVKAAGRELCAIILLGIMLCYASIFTNLVEPDAITCTVERFFSSVCYTTCYAPLLMKTNRIYRIFSRARKAASRPHLTSPTSQVLVTAGLIAVQLLLTTVWTISSPSHIHITYERLTRTVISCESHGGMLALNLSYNILLMLVCTLFAFKTRNFPRNFNEAKYIGVMMYLTCAAWIIYLPSYLNTHDVWAHVYLNCGVSVTIATITLAGIFAPKVHVIISGDRKVGDVAQKRQFATLQTRTPVLEARSALCVGDSSMLYVSDR